The Anabas testudineus chromosome 11, fAnaTes1.2, whole genome shotgun sequence genome has a segment encoding these proteins:
- the nt5c1aa gene encoding 5'-nucleotidase, cytosolic IAa — MVKMSLDPVQVMSGQVKELKVAPSSNGDSRGSWEEKEEFNQDCLGLTTKPKSVTGRRARKVEGGVFFPKPENAVTIAVSSRVLFRTEREQKVFEQKGVEEYLRYQIEHENEPFSPGPAFPFVKALETVNARLRELYPQSEELFDIVLVTYNHAHVGIRLINTINHHNLFIERFCMTGGSSPIGYLKAWHTNLYLSADADKVREALAEGIAAATMFMPEKMTEVSESQLRVAFDGDAVLFSDESERIFKAHGLDKFFEHEREHEDTLLDHGPLKGFLEALGKLQKKFYAKGQRLDCPIRTYLVTARSAASSGIRALKTLRAWGLEIDEALFLAGAPKGPMLEKIRPHIYFDDQMFHVEGAAEMGTIAAHVPYGIAQNHNPKKNTSLSK, encoded by the exons ATGGTGAAGATGAGTCTGGACCCCGTACAGGTGATGAGCGGACAGGTCAAGGAGCTCAAAGTTGCTCCTTCGTCCAATGGGGACAGCAGAGGATCTtgggaagagaaggaagagttTAATCAAGACTGCCTGGGTCTCACCACCAAGCCAAAATCA GTGACAGGGAGACGAGCCCGGAAGGTGGAGGGAGGCGTGTTCTTC CCTAAGCCAGAGAACGCAGTGACTATTGCAGTTTCTTCTCGGGTCTTGTTTCGGACTGAGCGTGAGCAGAAGGTGTTTGAGCAAAAAGGAGTGGAGGAGTATCTGAGATACCAAATCGAACATGAGAACGAACCCTTTTCTCCTGGACCTGCTTTCCCTTTTGTCAAG GCACTGGAAACTGTCAATGCTCGCCTGCGGGAACTGTACCCCCAAAGTGAGGAACTCTTCGACATTGTTTTGGTTACGTACAACCATGCACACGTGGGGATCCGGctcatcaacaccatcaaccaTCACA ACTTGTTCATTGAGAGGTTTTGTATGACGGGGGGAAGCAGTCCCATTGGTTACCTGAAGGCCTGGCACACCAACCTGTACCTGTCTGCTGATGCCGACAAGGTCAGGGAGGCTCTTGCTGAAG gcATTGCAGCAGCCACCATGTTCATGCCGGAGAAGATGACAGAGGTTTCAGAGTCCCAGCTGAGGGTGGCCTTTGATGGTGATGCCGTCCTCTTCTCCGATGAGTCAGAGCGCATCTTCAAGGCTCATGGGCTGGACAAGTTCTTTGAACATGAGAGGGAACATGAGGACACGCTACTGGATCAT GGTCCCCTGAAGGGTTTCTTAGAGGCACTGGGGAAGCTTCAGAAAAAGTTTTATGCCAAAGGCCAGCGCCTGGACTGTCCCATCCGGACCTACTTGGTCACAGCTCGTAGTGCAGCCAGCTCCGGTATCCGGGCTCTGAAAACGCTCAGGGCATGGGGCTTAGAGATCGATGAGGCCTTGTTCTTGGCCGGAGCACCGAAGGGCCCCATGCTGGAGAAAATCAGACCTCACATCTACTTTGATGATCAGATGTTTCATGTGGAAGGAGCGGCGGAGATGGGTACCATTGCTGCCCACGTGCCCTACGGCATTGCACAGAATCATAACCCAAAAAAGAACACCAGCCTTAGCAAATAA